The window CTCTTCATCTTTAACATTTAAAACATATTCACGATTTTGATTATTCAGCACAAACTCCCGCCGATACTTAATGCGCGGGAGGGTGCCGGCAGTACCCGATACCGATTGCAGCTCGCGTAGCTCCACCACATATTTCCCCAATGGCACATAGATGGGTTTGCCAAAGGCAACGTTTTGCACCTTCAAGGGTTTGGGTTGAAAATTCTCGTATTCAAAGGCCCCTTCTAAATAGAGGTTTCCGTTCTTGGGTAGGGCATCTAATTTAATAGCACCCAAGAGAGTGCCAAATTCTACTTTGGCTAATTCATCTTGGGCATTAAATTGAACGGTCTTTTTTTCTTTAACGGTTTCCCCAATTTCTTCTAAAAGATATTCGGCAGTAAATTGTGTAGGAGCTTTAATATTCGCTAAAATACTCACTTGGAAAGGAGTAGTGCCAAGCTCTTTGCCTTCGTAGTAAACTCGCGCGGGCACAGGCTGAGAACTTGCTTCAATAAGCACTGAGACTTTTTTGTCGGTGACAGGGGGTGGTTCTGTTTTCACCACATGCACTTGATTCTTGATTGGCTTGGTTTCTTTGTGGGGTGACGTGAGTAGACGATTAACCTTAGCAACAATGGGGCCACGGTATTGATAAATGGCAACGCCTGCTAAAACAATCACTAAAAAACCTAACAACCAAGCGACCCCACTACCCCGTTTAGGTTGGGTGGCTATTGTACCTACTTCGGCAGGAACGGGTAATTCTGCTTCGCTTCCAGGTTCGGCAACAAATGCAGCTGTGTCACCTGGCACCTCGGGCGATTGGGTTTCAGGTGGGGTTTCTAATTCGGTTTTTTCAGGTTCAACTATTTTAGGATGGGGAGTTTTTTCTTCCTCGACCGCTGGCTCTTCATAAGTATGCTCTACCGGCGATTGCAACAAACGTAAGGTATAAATCCCTGCCTTCACGGTATCTAAATGACTGAGGCTGGTTTCGCTCAAAATCTTTTTTTGATTAACATAGGTACCATTGCGCGAACCAATATCGCGCACCGTGACCATCCCATTTTGAAAACGCAAAATGGCATGCGAACGCGACACGCTATTGTCTTCTAAAAGGATGGCATTAATATTGGCCCTTCCTAAGGTGATGTCACCGGGTTGATTCAAAGAGAACCAAATACCCGGGTTGGGGCCTATGACCACCTCTAAAATAGGATAATCTTTCCCCTCGGGTTTTAGGCCGTTGGCTGCTTGTTCGAGCTCTTGATAAGCCTTAATAAACGTATTTTCATCCGACAACGCCATCATTTACTCCTTAAATTCTTGAAATCTCATCATAATTAGCTTATCCTGTGAGGGACCGCCATACCTATGAGACTATTATCGACTATTTTCTTAATCTTTTTCACTCTTTTTTTCTCTTTATTTGTAGAGGCCCGTTTTCTCATTCGCCCTTCTGATCAAGCCGTATTTCATAATAACCGAGGGGTTACTTACTTAAATCAGGGTGATATTGAAAACGCCCTCTTCGAATTTAAGATGGCGGTTCAATTAGCACCCGAATATGCAGAAGGCTACAACAACTTAGGCCTAACGTACAAATTTAAAGAACAATACGACCTCGCCATTGACGCGTTGCGTAAGGCGATTCAATACAATAAAGATTATGCGGCGGCTTACACCCACCTAGGTACCATCTACTATACACTCGGGAAATATGACGACGCAATCTCACAATTTCATCGGGCCATCAAGGCCAATAAAAAGTATGGCGATGCCTACTATAACTTGGGTTTAACCTACAAAACTCTTGCCATCAAAAATCGTCGTAACACAACCTATACCGATGCCCTTAATGCCTTCCGTAATGCCCTGGCCGCCTCCCCCAATCACTACTTAGCCAACATTGAAATGGGAAACATCTATCGTCAACTCGACAAAAACGAAGAAGCCATTATGCATTACAAAGCAGCCTTAGAGGTGCAACCCTCTTCGCCCGAGGGTTGGAAAAATCTTGGGGTATTGTATTTACAAAAGGGCGATGTTTCTAAGGCTCAATTTGCTTTTAACAAGGCCTTAGAGGCAGACCCTGATTCTGCCGAGGCCCACGCAGGGCTTGCCACCTATTATTTAAAAACCAACAATTTAACCTTGGCACGTCAAGAGTTGGATATTGCCCAGCGGCTCGACCCCAACCACGAGCTGGTGCGCTTTGATAAGGCCTATTTAGATTTACTCACCGGTAATTATTCCCAGGCCGTCCAAGGCTTTGAAGGAGTGGTGAGTAAAAACCCTATTTATGTAGATGCCCTTTACAACCTTGCCTATGCCCATGGGCAATTGGGGCACTACCCCCAAGCTGTGCAATATTACGAAAAGACCTTGCAACTTAAACCAGGGTTTGCCCCTGCCCTGCTCAACTTAGGTATGCTTAAACTACAGCATGGCGACAAGAAATCGGGCCTTTCGTTACTTTGTCAATTTCTAAAAAAAGTTCCCCCTGAGTTGGCGCACACAGAAAATACGGTGCGCAACACTATCACTCAAAACAATGGGAAATGTAATTAACGTGCCCAAACTGACCGTTAAAAATTTAAAAACCGACGAAGAACAGAGTCTCAACCTCCCGCAAGATGTGATCACACTGGGCCGGGTGAACACCTGCGATATTGAACTGCCCAACAAGGCCATCTCACGCCGCCATGCCGAATTGGTGCGCGAAGGCGATGAATTTTATTTAGTCGACCTCAAAAGCGGCAATGGCACTCTTTTAGGCGGTAAAAAAATCAAACCTAAAGAAAAACATTTGTTGCGCAACAATGATCTTATTCAAATTGAAGATTATCAAATCACCTTTCACTATCTCGATGAAAATTTGGATGCACCCGTCGAAGAAGACACCGACACCGACATTATCGAAATTAAAATGATCAAAAAAGTTTTAAAGGCCTTAGAAAATGAAAGTGCGCCCAGTTTAGAGGTGCTTAATGGCGTAAGCATTGGCAAAAAAATTCTCTTTCAAGATGAACAAGAAGAAATTGTGATTGGCCGCGAAAAAGAATGCGAATTGTTTATCGATGATGGCACGGTGAGTCGTCAACACGCCAAACTGGTAAAAAAATGGGGCGGCATTGTTTTAACCGACTTGGGTTCAAAAAATGGCACTTATGTTAACCACGAAAAAATTAGTGAAAAGGTATTGCGCGACGGCGACAAGGTCATGTTTGGCACCATAAAGTGTCTTTATCGCAACCCTGGCGATGTTAATATTGATGCTATTAGCAAAGAAATTTCCCGCAAAAAACGCGAGGCCGCTTTAAAAGAAGCTGAGATGCTCGCCGAAAAAAAGGCGGAGGAAGAACGCCACCTCAAAGAGGCCCAAGACAAAGAACTCAAAGAAAAAGAAGAAGCCGTCAAACAAACTGAAGTTCCGCCACCCGTGCAAACTCCACCCACCGAAACTCCACCGGCCATTACCAACGATCAAGAAAAACCTAAATTATCCAATTTTGAAAAAGCCCTTATTGCCGTTGCAGTCCTCATCGGCACCTTCGGCGCCCTCTTGCTGTTGTATTTGGTGTTTTAGTTCTCAAAATGATAAATATTATCAAATTGATTCTCTTTTTATTCTATTTGGCAATGAAATATTCTACAAAATAACCTATAATTTATAATAATTTCAAATAGTTAAATGAGCATTTCAAAATAAATTGCTTCTGGCACTTAAGTTGCTTGTTTCAATATTTGTGTCTCTTGCATTTAAAGTTGTTTTGCCACTCGTAATCCTTTTGTGGAATGGGGTGGTTTTTGCCCAAATTGCCCCACCTCCTCCCGGGGTTCCACCCTCTGGTTCTCCACCTCAGATCGCAGGCCCTTCACCCATTACCAAAGGCAAAGCTCCAACAAATGTTTCTCCCATGACCTCTAAAGAAACTCTGCCCAAGATTGGCTGGGTGAGTTTTCAAGAACCATCCGAATTTCTTATTCACATCGATTTTTCAAAAAAATTTGCGCCTGCCCCCAAGTCTATCTTGAACTCAAGACAGAAAAAGAAATCTTTGACCCCACCAAAATTTAACGCCTCCCGGCTCGAAATCAAATTTCGACAGCATGGTTTTAGGGCATGGAATGAAAAGGAATTACCACTCCCCGCTACTATTCGATCACATCCCCAGTTTCTCGAACTCAAACCTAAACTTGGTAAAATTTTTCTATTTAGAACCATCGACAACACTGCCTATGGGATCATCTATCTTACCCGTAATCAAAGAGATGTAAAATGCATCACCCTTTCCCCTATAGAGATCATCGTCGAAAAAAATAAATTCAAAGTCTCGGCTCCGGTTCCTCAGTCTAGCATTTGTGAGATGACAGAAGATATCATGACTCAATCCAAAACCATGAGGAAGCCATGAGGACTATTTTATCTCTCATGCTCCTTTGTTTTGTAATGGCATGCTTCGGTTGCGAGGACAGAAGGAATATAGAAGAGCAAGAACGAAGGATAGGGATTAGTGGAAATGAGGATGATTTGCTTTGCCCAAATGCTCCGAACAGCATGGAAGACCTCCGCCCCCAATATTATGATTCAACTCCCTACCGTTGGTTGGCCTTTAAGTTGGGGCGTATTGATGTAGATTTTGTCCCTATTCCCCAAGATCCTCATGCCTACCCTTCCTTTTTATGTGGATGTGATGAAGGGAATAACCACAAGTTGCTTATGTATCCGGAAAATAAAATTGCCATCAAAGAAAAGTTTTATGAATGTAGAGACATGGACGCACGTTGTGATGAAGAACCGGAAGAAGGAATTGAGACGGGCTATATTTCGACGTCTTATGAAAACACAGGAGATCTTCATCTGGCCATTGATTACAATCAGCCCCACGTTGTGGATACAATACTCAATGGTCAATGTAGCTCAGGAGCGGCACCTGGCACTTGTGAAGTGCGTGAGGGTTGTGCTGCCCCACTTGAACCTTCTCCCCCATGGTTAGCAACACAATTTGCAGACTCCAATCAAGATGGATTAATTACTACTAACTTTGGTGGTTTGTGTCGTGCTCGTGTGGTCAAAACCGTCGAAATCTACGAGGGATACGAAGAATATGGCCTCTCGGCAGAAGACCTCCAACGTAGGATGGCCGATTGCTTGTCACAGGAAATAATCTACCAAGCGGGACTTGATTTGGGCAATCTTGAACACCCTGAACTTGCGATCAACCCAGGGGATCCTTGGCCAGAAGTGACTGAATGTGCCAAGCAGGTGATTCGAAATGTTTTGGCACAATGGACACAAGCAGATTCTGATGGAGATCGAGTTTGCAATAACGTTGATTTCTGTGACCAAACTCCTGATTTTGACGATTACCGTAATTACGATGATTTAGAAGCAAGTGATGGGGATAGAGATTTTGTAGGGCCGGCCTGTGATAATTGCCTTGAAGAATTTAATCCTAATCAAGAAGATAGCGACCATGACAATATCGGAGATGTTTGTGATTTGTGCCCTGGTTTAAGCCCCATCAATGACGCTTTGCATGTCTTCCTTGATTCTCAACAGTTTGCAAATACCCAAACTACTGACCGCGATGGAGATAACATTGGGGATGCTTGTGATTTATTTCCCGCTGACCAACATAACGATTGCGATGGGGATGGATTGCCAGCTGTAGCCGTTTCGGGAGGGGGAGAAATCCCAGATCGTTTTCCTTTTGATTATGACAACGATACAGATGGCGATGAAATTCAGGATTGTACGGCTGGAACCAGGTGCTTTACTGAACATATTATCCAAAATCCTTCTCACACTTGTGACAGCTGCCCCAATGCCTCCAATAGCGGACAGGACAATGATCACGATGGTATCGACAATGCCTGTGACCCGGACCTAGACGGCGATGGGATTAATGACAAGCCGCCCTACAACCGCCCCGACGGTCGCCGCGACAATTGCCCCGAAGTTTCCAATCGAAACCAGCGGGATACTGACAGCGATGGCGAAGGGGATGCCTGTGACGACCGAGATTATGATACAGTCGTCGATATTTCGGACAACTGCCCTGACCACCCTAACCGTTTTCAGAATGATCAAGATGGAGATGATCAAGGGGATGTGTGTGACTCATGCCCCCGAACTCACGCCTCGAACGATCGAGATAATGATTGTATAGCCAACAACCAAGACCATTGCCCTAATCATCCAGATGAAACTAACTCTGATGCCGATGAGGATGGAAAGGGGGATGTGTGTGACAATTGCCCTGATAATAATAACCCCAATCAAGAAGACAATAATCACGACGGAATAGGCGATGCTTGCCAGGCCTTGTTGGCACCACCGCTAACGGTGTCTTTTGCCCAGGAACCTCGCTATATTTCCCAAAATCAGCTCAATGGAAATGGCACGATAGAGGTGGGTCGTGTTTTGATTTCAGGAGCAACTCCTGGCCAACGCATGCGCTTGAATTTTGCCATCCATTCTAATGGAAGACGAATCTACGAAGGGGTTGTACCCGCGGTGTTTGGAGGAAATGTTTCTATTCCTTGGCGTGGGTTGGTTAATGAATCGCCAGCTCCCGCCGGGGCCTATCAAGTGGTTTCAACCCTAACCGTGTTAAATCAAGCAGGCGATGACAAAGAACTTGCTCCGATTAGCCATGATTTTACGGTTTTTAAAATTACCTTTACTCAACCACAAAACGCTGCAGGTTCACCTCTCAACGCGCTTTCTATGTATGTCAATAATGATAATGATGACCTTGCTCAGGGCGACCATCAACCCGACTGGATGCAAGAAGGGCGTGCATTGAATGACAATGATCTGGCTGAATTAAGAGTATCTGTCGAACCTAATATTCCAAATGCTTCGGTTAGCCTTGAAGCTGTTAATTATAGGCAAAATCCTAATCCCCCCCATGTTAATTTTAAAGCATGGAAATTTTCCGGAGGCGGGGTTTTAGAAGAAATACCCTTTGGTCTTAACCGTAACTATTCTTTGCCTATGCCTGTTCATCTCGAGGGGATCCAGGCCATTACCTCCCCCCAACAAGCCCAATCGCCTATTAAACTAATAGCGACTCTCTGTTTGCGCACGCCTGCAGGCGGATGCACGCCTCTCGCTTCAGCTCATCAGGAATTATCCATAAACTTGATTCAAGTTGATGTGGTAAAAGATAGAGACAATAATACACCAACGGTTTGTGATCCTGATTATCGCAATGGACCCATTGAAAGGATTGATGAGACTAACCCACCCGTAGATTTTCTTCATATTGCACTTTGGAGTTCGGCCTATGATGAAGAGAATAATGTATACAACTCGCTCATCTTTAACCCAACCTGTGATTTTATCACACGAGATCCAGATCGATTTTATCTTCGGGTCATTAATCCCCGGGCCAATTTAAATGAACAAGTCAACATAATCAGTTTCGCGCGAAATGTGGCCAAGATTGGAACTGTTCACGATTCAGATGGATCTATTTTTGATAATCTTACACCATTAACTCTGGTGGAAACAGGCCCCAACACCGGGATTTTCCTCTCCAAGCCCCAAATGCTCACTACCTATGATCTTGATTATTTGATCCACGACAGGGATTTTAGTCCATACGTCATGTGGGAGGAGGACCTACAATTATGCGCCACCACTTACCGATGTAACGATGACAATTTTAAAGCCCACGATGCTTTTGCAAATCGTGTTGTTGACGACGCTCCAAACGATAGAACCCACCAAGCTTCAATTGAGGATTCCTTGCAGTTCGTTTATCAACAAGATAGCCCTCCGCTTCCGCCTTTGGCCCTCACGGTTCCTGTTTGCCAGCGTACCCCCTCTGACGAACGGCGAGAACTTCATATGAGAGTCTTTGTCTTTAATGAACCTTTTATCGATAGTGGCATTATAACACGAAGCCCCAATGGGCAATCCGTACGCATAGGTGAAGGCGATGGCCAATTTACTTTTGTAGACCGCGACAATAGCAGGCATTGCAATTGCCCCGATGACATTATCGTCAATGGAATCTGCGACGTAGAAGAAGAGGAATGCGAGCCCTTTGAAAATGTCTATAATGACCTTCCCATTGGTCAAGGTGGCTTTGTTCAACCCGATCCTATTACCCTTCAAAGAGAAGGAATTCGCGGTCCCATTCTGCCAGAGGTTTATGTGCATGAAATGGTTCGTCGCGCCGACCGATTGTGGCAGCAAGCCTGTATTAGTGTTTTTATGGATGAACTCTATTTTATTGATGCACCGAAAATAGACGGCGTTGATTTCTTTGCCTATCGTCAATTGCTCGAACTTCAAGACGTTAATCGGCTCTTGGAGCACTTCTCAGATGGCTCCACAAACATCTTGGATCTTTTTATCTTCCCTCGACGTGGCAACGGTTTTTCTGGTAGGGCGCATTTTGCCAGTGGTTTTGCCACCCATGGGCGGATCCCTGGGCGTTCCAGTGAATTCAGCACGATACTTGTTGGGGTTACAGAATTCAATGGGGGAGTCCTCGCCCATGAAATTGGGCATGTCTTAGAAAACTATCTTCATGTGGCACTGGTGGACCAGTGTGATCCAGGAACCATCGGCTGCCCACAGAGTAACGACTCCTACTTTTATCCTAAAGGATTTGCAAGGGACAGTCGATATGTCAATGATGCTAGACGGCTTCCCCCTTCGGTGGTGGAAAGAGCACGCAAGAGACGCCACGAACACAACCTCATGGAACATGGCAACCGTTTACTATGTCTCTATGACCCCAACCGACGCAACAATCGTCAGTGTCTTCCCCCGCCCGAAGAACCTTAGATTATTTATTAGTAGGAACAGTAGCACAAAGTGCCGCGCTAATTGTTAAAGGATCGGCCCCCCCTTTTACTAAGTTCACAATCTTTTGGGGTGAACATCCCCCTTCAATCAGAGAGGCTATTACTTCAATAGGATTCTGATTGGAAGTTATGCGGGAAATAAGTTTTTCGATAACTAAAGATTTAAAATCACCCCACACGGCTAAGGCTAGACTATGAGCGTGTTCTCTCTCTGTTTGACCAAGCCATTGATTATTCCCATCATCAGCCACTTGCACTGCCCATCCGCTGATCACCTCGTTCAATTTTTTAAGCCCCCGCTCGACAGCAGATCGGCATTTTTCAGGGTTCGAAAGTTGTTTGCAAGATAGAGGCTGACTAGCATCGTCCAATACTAATTCATTATAACGACTCAACTCTCCAAGCACTCTTCGTTTTTCGCTCGCAGCCGAGACTTCAGTTGGTCCAGACATAAAAGTAAGAACATTATCGGAAGAAAACCCAATCGGTTGCTATATCTGATAATAGTTGGGTAAAGTCTTGCCGAAGCCGGAAGAGGCTACCCGAAACCACAATGCTTAAGGTTGAGGGAGCCTTAAGCCGGATTCGGCAAGACGTGACTCGATTTGCAGATGAAATGGAAGATTGCCACGCTCGCAAACGGTGCTCGCTCGCAATGACATCTCACTTATTATGCAGTCAATTGCGGCAACGCTACCCGCGCGATGGGTTGAATACGCAAGTTTTCGGAGAGCTCTTGGTAAGATAAGACGCTCAATTGTGGAAATTCTAGTTCGATGATTTTACGAAAATAGCGGCGCACTTCGGCAGTGGTTAGAATCACTGGCGGTTTGGCACCCGGCGGGAAGGGGTGACTGGCGATTTCTTTGCCCACGGCCTCTACAATTTCTTGCGTGGTTTCGGGCTCTAAGGCCAAGTAGTTACCCTTTTCGGTGGTACGAATGGAATTGCGCACCAGCTCTTCAATGCCAGGGTCTAATAGATAAACAGCTAGGGTGTTCACGTGGCCTGCATACTTGTGAGTGATGTAACGTTTGAGCCCCGAACGAATGTGCTCGGTTAGCACCAAGGTATTGCGCTCTACCTCGGCCCATTGGGCAAGGGTTGAAAAAATCGTTTTGAGATCACGAATCGCAACTTCTTCTTGGATCAAACGTTGAAAAATTTCGGAGAGCTGAAGCACTGTAATCACCTTCGGTACTAATTCTTTGATTAAGGCAGGGTGAGTTTTTTCTAATTCGGTCAGAACATTTTGAATTTCTTGGAGCCCTAAAAATTCTGAAGCGTGTTTACGCAACACATAAGACAAATGCAAAATGAGATACTCCGCAATATCCCACATTCTAAAGCCCGCCTGCACCGCCACTTCTTTGTGTTCTTGGGCAATCCAAGTCACGATCGACCCATCGATGGGATGAATCGTTTCGATGCCTTCAATATTAAAAAGCGATAATTGCTCTAAAGGTTCCCCCACCAAGATATGCCCACGGTACACCCGGCCCTTAGCCACCGGCACTTCGTTAATATTAATCACATAACTCTCGGCCTCCATGTCGACGGTCTGCCCACGCACTTGAATACCGGGAAAATTAACGCCCAATTCATAATAGAGCCCATGGCGTAGCAAGGGAATTAACTCGTTGATGAATCGCCCACCATCTTGGCTATCATCGACAAAGGGGATAAGCGCCTCACCCACTTCTAAAGAAATGGGCGCGGGCATGACAAAGGGCAACACATCGCCGTGTTTCTCTACTGCTCTCTTCACCACCTCTTCTTTGGGCATATCTCTAACTTCTTCGTTAGAAACTTTTTCTTTGCGCATCATGAAATAAGCCCCGCCCGCCAGCAGGCCCCCTAATAAAATAAAAGGAAATTTAGGCAAGCCAGGCACCGCCGCAAACAGCAGCAACATGATTCCCGCTACCAACATGGCCTTAGGGTATTTAATAATCTGACCAAAAACATCTTTGCCAAGACCCGTGTCTTTACTTTCACTAGACACTCGGGTCACCACGATACCCGCTGAGACCGAAATGACCAGGGCTGGAATCTGTGCAACCAAACCGTCACCAATACTAAGCAAGGTATAAGTCTTGATGGCTTGGAGCATGGTATCACCCCTCATCATCACCCCAATGATGAACCCACCAATGATGTTGATAATGGCAATGATAATACCCGCAATGGCATCCCCTTTGACAAACTTCATGGCACCATCCATGGCTCCGTACATCTGCGCTTCCCGTTGCAGAATGGAGCGGCGCTCTTGGGCTTGTTCCATGGTGATAGTACCGGCCCGCAAATCAGCATCGATACTCATTTGCTTGCCGGGCATGGCATCCAAGGTAAATCGCGCCCCAACTTCTGAAACCCGTTCCGCACCTTTGGCAATAACAATAAAATTAACCAGCGTGATGATGATAAAAATAATCCCGCCCACCACATAGTTTCCACCCACCACAAAGTTACCAAAGGCAAAAATAACTTCGCCCGCATTGCCTTGCGAAAGAATCAAGCGCGTTGAAGAAATATTCAACGACAAACGGTACAAGGTAGAGATCAACAAAATAGTAGGAAAAGAAGCAATGCGCAGGGCATCGTCGATATAAAGAGAAATTAAGAGAATCAGCACACTGCCTGAAATGTTGATGGTTAAAAAGATATCGAGTAACCAGGTGGGTAGTGGGATCAAGATAATCGCCACCACGGTCACCACGATAACCGCAAGGACGGCATCGGAGAACTTGGTTAGAAAATCATTCAGCTTTATGGCGGGTAGCCCCATATTTTAATTAATTTCTAGAAACCGATTAAAAAGCTTCAGATGCAAGGCAGGCCGAGGAGACTGGCCGAGTCGTACTAGCAAGTACGTCGCAGGCCATGTCGACGAGGACAACGCAGCAGATGAACTTTTTAATCGGTTTCTTCATGTCCGGTACTCTGAGTTTAATTTTACATAATCCACGGTTAGATCACTAGTTAAAACACTAGCCTCACCTTGGGCTATATGGAGGTCGATTTTTACCTGATATTCTTTAGATTTCATGATCTTATGGGCTTTAAGCTCAAGGCTTTCCTTATTAAGTTGGCCCTTTTTAACCAGGCAGACCGATCCTATAGAGATATCGACTTTTTGGGGGTGCATAGTTTCGCCGCTATAACCCACGGCAGCTAAAATTCTTCCCCAATTGGGATCTTCGCCAAAAAAGGCGGTTTTGACTAAAAATGACCGCGCCACCGAATAGGCAATATTTTTTGCCGCCTGGTGTGTCGCCGCCCCTTGCACGACAATTTTTACAACCTTGGTGGCCCCTTCTCCATCAGCCACCATGAGTTTGGCCAATCCATGGCACACTTCATGTAAGGACTGTTTGACTATCTTTTGTTGCGAAACCCCTAAGGCAGTTGAATTCCCGGCCTTACCATTGGCAATCCAAAGGGCGGTGTCGTTGGTAGAACAATCTCCATCCACACTGATCGAATTAAACGTCGCCCCCACCACCTCACGAAAGACCTTTCGCATCCAAGGCAAATTCAAATTAAGGTCGGTTAAGATAAAAGCAAGCATGGTGGCCATATGAGGCTCAATCATGCCTGCCCCTTTGGCCACGCCTAATAAAGTGAAAGGAGTTTTCCCTAACTTTGCTTTGACCTGAGCTATTTTGGGAAATCGATCGGTGGTCATAATGGCTTGGCTAAAAGTTGGCAACTCATGGGGCGAAAGCACACGCACGGCTTGCTCCACCCCGTGTTTTACTTTTGATAAAGGTAGGGGCACCCCGATTTTTCCGGTTGAGCACACATAAATAGAATTAACTGGAACCAAGAGATGTTTTGCTAAAGATGCTGCGGTGGCTTGGGTGGCC of the Deltaproteobacteria bacterium genome contains:
- a CDS encoding PEGA domain-containing protein — encoded protein: MMALSDENTFIKAYQELEQAANGLKPEGKDYPILEVVIGPNPGIWFSLNQPGDITLGRANINAILLEDNSVSRSHAILRFQNGMVTVRDIGSRNGTYVNQKKILSETSLSHLDTVKAGIYTLRLLQSPVEHTYEEPAVEEEKTPHPKIVEPEKTELETPPETQSPEVPGDTAAFVAEPGSEAELPVPAEVGTIATQPKRGSGVAWLLGFLVIVLAGVAIYQYRGPIVAKVNRLLTSPHKETKPIKNQVHVVKTEPPPVTDKKVSVLIEASSQPVPARVYYEGKELGTTPFQVSILANIKAPTQFTAEYLLEEIGETVKEKKTVQFNAQDELAKVEFGTLLGAIKLDALPKNGNLYLEGAFEYENFQPKPLKVQNVAFGKPIYVPLGKYVVELRELQSVSGTAGTLPRIKYRREFVLNNQNREYVLNVKDEELASFPATLTSEPSGAAVLIDGKKVGETPFKGNLPLGQHKLTLRKEGFEDKTDTLNMDVNIPYSANFTLGTTPAGNYVNLGRNAINKGQYNQAIEHLIEALKRNPDKQELGQIHYLLGKSFLKTQNYEQAQGYFEKAIADKAYAHQAELGLAEVYSATGQAGQALAKIVNVVLNTTDEKVKSQAATLYNRLYPIKSAVYIATEPSGAQITINGNPIGQPTPLILSDLMVGTYRVQANKDGYKPIEIRFNLEISSIKPVIIKLEPLQ
- a CDS encoding tetratricopeptide repeat protein, yielding MRLLSTIFLIFFTLFFSLFVEARFLIRPSDQAVFHNNRGVTYLNQGDIENALFEFKMAVQLAPEYAEGYNNLGLTYKFKEQYDLAIDALRKAIQYNKDYAAAYTHLGTIYYTLGKYDDAISQFHRAIKANKKYGDAYYNLGLTYKTLAIKNRRNTTYTDALNAFRNALAASPNHYLANIEMGNIYRQLDKNEEAIMHYKAALEVQPSSPEGWKNLGVLYLQKGDVSKAQFAFNKALEADPDSAEAHAGLATYYLKTNNLTLARQELDIAQRLDPNHELVRFDKAYLDLLTGNYSQAVQGFEGVVSKNPIYVDALYNLAYAHGQLGHYPQAVQYYEKTLQLKPGFAPALLNLGMLKLQHGDKKSGLSLLCQFLKKVPPELAHTENTVRNTITQNNGKCN
- a CDS encoding FHA domain-containing protein encodes the protein MGNVINVPKLTVKNLKTDEEQSLNLPQDVITLGRVNTCDIELPNKAISRRHAELVREGDEFYLVDLKSGNGTLLGGKKIKPKEKHLLRNNDLIQIEDYQITFHYLDENLDAPVEEDTDTDIIEIKMIKKVLKALENESAPSLEVLNGVSIGKKILFQDEQEEIVIGREKECELFIDDGTVSRQHAKLVKKWGGIVLTDLGSKNGTYVNHEKISEKVLRDGDKVMFGTIKCLYRNPGDVNIDAISKEISRKKREAALKEAEMLAEKKAEEERHLKEAQDKELKEKEEAVKQTEVPPPVQTPPTETPPAITNDQEKPKLSNFEKALIAVAVLIGTFGALLLLYLVF
- a CDS encoding thrombospondin type 3 repeat-containing protein — encoded protein: MEDLRPQYYDSTPYRWLAFKLGRIDVDFVPIPQDPHAYPSFLCGCDEGNNHKLLMYPENKIAIKEKFYECRDMDARCDEEPEEGIETGYISTSYENTGDLHLAIDYNQPHVVDTILNGQCSSGAAPGTCEVREGCAAPLEPSPPWLATQFADSNQDGLITTNFGGLCRARVVKTVEIYEGYEEYGLSAEDLQRRMADCLSQEIIYQAGLDLGNLEHPELAINPGDPWPEVTECAKQVIRNVLAQWTQADSDGDRVCNNVDFCDQTPDFDDYRNYDDLEASDGDRDFVGPACDNCLEEFNPNQEDSDHDNIGDVCDLCPGLSPINDALHVFLDSQQFANTQTTDRDGDNIGDACDLFPADQHNDCDGDGLPAVAVSGGGEIPDRFPFDYDNDTDGDEIQDCTAGTRCFTEHIIQNPSHTCDSCPNASNSGQDNDHDGIDNACDPDLDGDGINDKPPYNRPDGRRDNCPEVSNRNQRDTDSDGEGDACDDRDYDTVVDISDNCPDHPNRFQNDQDGDDQGDVCDSCPRTHASNDRDNDCIANNQDHCPNHPDETNSDADEDGKGDVCDNCPDNNNPNQEDNNHDGIGDACQALLAPPLTVSFAQEPRYISQNQLNGNGTIEVGRVLISGATPGQRMRLNFAIHSNGRRIYEGVVPAVFGGNVSIPWRGLVNESPAPAGAYQVVSTLTVLNQAGDDKELAPISHDFTVFKITFTQPQNAAGSPLNALSMYVNNDNDDLAQGDHQPDWMQEGRALNDNDLAELRVSVEPNIPNASVSLEAVNYRQNPNPPHVNFKAWKFSGGGVLEEIPFGLNRNYSLPMPVHLEGIQAITSPQQAQSPIKLIATLCLRTPAGGCTPLASAHQELSINLIQVDVVKDRDNNTPTVCDPDYRNGPIERIDETNPPVDFLHIALWSSAYDEENNVYNSLIFNPTCDFITRDPDRFYLRVINPRANLNEQVNIISFARNVAKIGTVHDSDGSIFDNLTPLTLVETGPNTGIFLSKPQMLTTYDLDYLIHDRDFSPYVMWEEDLQLCATTYRCNDDNFKAHDAFANRVVDDAPNDRTHQASIEDSLQFVYQQDSPPLPPLALTVPVCQRTPSDERRELHMRVFVFNEPFIDSGIITRSPNGQSVRIGEGDGQFTFVDRDNSRHCNCPDDIIVNGICDVEEEECEPFENVYNDLPIGQGGFVQPDPITLQREGIRGPILPEVYVHEMVRRADRLWQQACISVFMDELYFIDAPKIDGVDFFAYRQLLELQDVNRLLEHFSDGSTNILDLFIFPRRGNGFSGRAHFASGFATHGRIPGRSSEFSTILVGVTEFNGGVLAHEIGHVLENYLHVALVDQCDPGTIGCPQSNDSYFYPKGFARDSRYVNDARRLPPSVVERARKRRHEHNLMEHGNRLLCLYDPNRRNNRQCLPPPEEP